A stretch of Mytilus trossulus isolate FHL-02 unplaced genomic scaffold, PNRI_Mtr1.1.1.hap1 h1tg000486l__unscaffolded, whole genome shotgun sequence DNA encodes these proteins:
- the LOC134702474 gene encoding uncharacterized protein LOC134702474 yields the protein MECESFEHYNWKSTPESGRRQGNIDIDSTNVHDSTMVCKNSSSDSRTILHTTKEKSVDSSIRSFKAASVKENAVSSVSFIRTRLNSFGLPTDTTNILYDSWRSSTKKQYGSYLNKWVQFCVKRQINSFKASNSIVLQFLTELFQKGLGYSAINTARSALSSVLDCGKVNPIGNDPLICRFMKGVYNKRPTLPRYEVTWDVDVMLKFLCTLSPVNMLTLKNLTLKLTMILSLLTAQRTQTLHLMDINDITVNNDELIIKVTILIKTSKPGSHLSDIHLPAYNKDKSLCVVDTFNEYIKRTKSQGDNILSYLL from the exons ATGGAATGTGAATCTTTTGAACAT TATAATTGGAAGAGTACTCCAGAAAGTGGAAGAAGACAAGGCAACATTGATATTGATAGCACCAATGTTCACGACTCAACCATGGTTTGCAAAAATTCTTCATCTGATAGCCGGACAATCTTACATACTACCAAAGAAAAATCTGTTGATTCATCCATCAGATCCTTCAAGGCAGCATCCGTTAAAGAAAATGCAGTTAGCAGTGTTTCCTTTATCAGGACAAGACTTAACAGTTTTGGCTTACCAACAGACACTACAAACATTTTATATGACTCATGGAGAAGTTCCACAAAAAAGCAATATGGGAGTTATCTCAACAAATGGGTGCAATTTTgtgttaaaagacaaattaattcatttaaagcatctAATTCTATAGTTTTACAATTTCTGACGGAACTATTTCAAAAAGGTCTTGGATACAGTGCTATTAATACAGCTCGATCAGCTTTATCATCAGTGTTGGATTGTGGGAAAGTCAATCCTATTGGGAATGATCCTTTAATTTGTCGTTTTATGAAAGGTGTATATAATAAAAGACCAACTTTACCAAGATATGAAGTGACATGGGACGTTGATGTGATGTTGAAGTTTTTATGTACTCTATCACCTGTAAATATGTTGACTTTGAAAAACCTCACGTTAAAGTTAACCATGATACTTAGTTTATTAACAGCTCAGAGAACACAAACTTTACATTTGATGGATATCAATGATATTACTGTTAATAATGATGAACTAATTATAAAAGTGACAATATTGATCAAAACTTCGAAACCAGGGAGTCATTTATCAGACATACATTTGCCAGCATACAACAAAGACAAATCTTTATGTGTTGTGGATACATTTAATGAGTACATTAAAAGAACTAAATCACAAGGGGACAATATACTAAGTTATTTATTATGA